In the genome of Cryptococcus neoformans var. neoformans B-3501A chromosome 5, whole genome shotgun sequence, the window TCTCATTCTCCCAAAATTCCAACCATGTCCTTGGGCAAATGAGCTTGGAGGATACCTGTTTTCCCCTGTTTTATctcgtttcttctttcccaaagcgttcctcttctcgacTGGAGACGAAGCGCGAGTAGATGAAGGTGAATAGGAGGTGGTAGtaaatgatgaagaggatccTGCGGCAGCCTTCGACTGGGTCGACAGTATagaaggggaagattgTCCAGTTTTCGAAGAATCAAGCTGAGAGGCATCTTGCAAACTAGCTTTCGATCTTCGTTTGACAAGTCTCATAGTATGGTTGTTGAATTAGACCACCTAACCTTGGGATGGCTATCAGGGCAGGAGAAGAGTTGTTTGTAAACTGTTggtgaaaaagagatgTGTGGAATGTTGCTTTGTTGACGTCAATAACAGACAGCAGTGCGGCCCAGGGATGCTCGCATGGTGTAGATTTGtgcctctctcttccccttctgaCGGTGTAAGCAATACGCTGCGATGTTAGACTGTCTCGTGCTCTTGTGGCCTCATTTTGCACCTGCCCACACCACCAAATGAGACACAGGAACCCCTCGTTTCTCTCTTCGGCCTATTGATCACAGCAGTGACGTCACACAATTATCGGATGTAGCCTAATAAAGCTTCGCGTTCACCACTCATCATCAGGGACCGAAACAGTCGAACCACCTCGCATCAATAATTAAATAATCGCCTCCTCGcttcgtcctcctctttccaccaccacgctCCCTATCCGTTCGTTTACGTTCCGTTATCCCGTCCCCGTCCtccatttttttctgtCAGCTGCCACCTGCTCTACTGGTAACGACTGTAGCTGTAGTGCTGCAGATAACTCTCCCAGATTTTCATGCTCTCAGCTGAAACAGCTGGCCTGATTTGCAGTGCATAAAGTAATGCATGATAACTGGATGCCGTACGGTCTTATTAATTCCTTGGATTTGGACCCTCTGATGATGCTTGCCAAGAAGCCGATGAACAGGATTAAGCCATTGACCATTAATAATGAGCCAGGATACTATTTTAATTAACAATCGGCGGTGAACAAGTGAACGGCATCTTATTACTAATACGTATAGGATAATAATGGTTGGGTAACTAATTATAAAAGCTGTTCAaccacatcatcatcttgaaGCTTAACTTATTTTTCATGCGTCTTCCTGGTGTGAGCATTCTATTTCAACTTCGTCGCTAAAAGATATGAAGTATCTACTACAATAAATAATGGTATGGACAACACTTTGTCTATTCACATTTTTCTCATCATTACTTTTTAGTCCTTTCAGTAACAATAACCTCCTTTCTTTCGAACAACTTCCGTAGCATAAAAAGCTACGGTCGTTCctttcatcgtcttctGATAAACCGTACTTACCATATCAAAGGGTCATGAATTGACAGTGATCGCATACCATGTAAGATTGATTCAGTACTCGCATGTCTTTGATTGAATGAGACTGCCAACAGTATACTagcaagatgatgagaggcTTCTTCGGTTCTTCGAATAAAACagcaaaaaagaaggaaaaggagcatAACAGTAGTGGCACAGATCCAACATCTAGCCTGACTACATCTGGGACCGAGACCTCTAATTACAGTGCATCGTCTAGCTCAAATCGCAGCGAAAGTAAGTTACATTCAATTCCATTCCATTTCCATTATCAGCGGACAACCGAGAGAAAGCTCTCTAGGCGACGGTCGAGTCGATGGCTGACCGTCGAAAGTTATTAGTTTCTATTACCAGCAGCAGTAGTGCGTCAGAAGAAAGCTCCGGGACTAGCACATCGTACAGCTCCAGTTCAGACAGTTCACCTGAAACGGATTCGTTGTCGTCATCCAGTGACAGTAATAGCTGTGAGTAAAGCTTCACCTGGCGACACCATGAAACAACCGCTGTAACAATGCGCTATTTCAGCGGGAGAGACATCCTCCCGAGAGAGCACTTCGCCTGAAAACACATCACGTGCTGGAAGTAAGTATTTCTGCCGCTGCATTTAGTTTACTCATCCTTCGGTGTAGTCActcgcttcttctcccgaCAAATGCAAAACGTCGCAGATGCTTTGACCGGCAAAAGATAAGTAAAAGCAAATATGTCTGGCTCGTCATCATGCATAGTCACCTTGtcctttcatcatcatagtCTTGCTTTCCAAAATCCcattttcccttccttgtCGTCCAGTTTGGCTTTCCATTGGAGCCACCACTCCATCCCTAACCTTCTATGTTCATCTCTAAGATCTTGAGTAACCATTTTAAAcgcctcctccatcaaTATCAATCTATCTTCAGAGCCCCTGGGTGTCTCTTGGATAGCAGTGGATATGCTGTCGAGGTACGCTGGTAAATCGCATGTTGGGATGTAAGGCGCCAGACGAATGGCCACCTGACGGCTTGCgcgggaaggagaaagacgaGACATATACAGTCGGCAAAGCGAAACAGACGAAGGGCCTCGCAAAGCAGCGTAAGAGGTGATCATGGGATAAGCGTCTTTGAACTGATCATCATTGATGTTCCCCGAGTTTATTTGCTATACGCAGTAAGCATAATAACTTTtaaaataaataaataaaatGTCACGCCAACATACTTTGATCAAAATGGTAAGATAGTTGGGCAATAGGATATCGAAAAAATCGCTTTGCGAAGCTGATGTGCCGAGAGTGGCCGCTGAAGCgcggagaagggaaaggaaaaacgCATGTGCAGCCTCGAAACTAGGACGGTGTTGGTATCTGTACGAGTGCCTAGATCATGTCAGTCTAATAACATTCAATATGAGCATGAGGGCAGGCTCAGCTTACTCTTCCGCGAGGGGTAATAGGATATCAATAGAGCGACGACCAAGTTGATGAACCAACTCATCTCCTAACAGCAACAGAAATGCAGCTCTCCCGTCTGATAATGGATCCTCTTGGCCCAAAAGGGCAAAGAGCCTTTCGACAGCTTGCACCCCACCTTTCCCTGATACGATATCGAGTGACCCAAACAGTATGCGGTGGTAATTCTCAAAACTACCTTTACTGTCATCAGTGAGGTAGGCGAAGGACGCTAAGGCGAGAAGCAGCTCTACCGCACGATCGACGGCCGGAGATTCATTCTCAGATGAAGTGACTCTGGCAACGAGAATGTCAATAATTGCGGAGgcggggagaaggaaagatgagaagaCTGATTTATGATGTTCTAGAGTCGGGGTTGCTAGAAGATATATCGTAATAAATCAGCTCGGCTTTTTCGTAATAAGCTAATGGCTAGACTAACCATCAACTGTTTGTTCAGATAGTTGTTTTTCAAGTTGGCCCCCTATGTCCCGAATGGTTAAGCAGAATCTGCTGAGGGCATCCCAGAGATGACCTCTGCTTGATGGCCCTCCTGAATCAAGAATGACGAACGAACGTGCCAAGGCTCTTGACGTTATGGCAAGATTATCCACGCCATTTGGACTGTCTCTTTGTGATTGATCGATCAACGTGTAAAAATGTTTTTCCAACTCAGCATTTAGACTCTGCACGACCTTATTCTTAGCGCACTTTCTTCGTTTAAACATGACTGAACCGATACTGACCAATATATCCAGGACACCCGCTCTCTTTGCATCCAGATGAGGTATAGCTGTACAGAAAAGTACCAGATTGTCATCCAGGTTTTTGTCGATGCACCCTGCTAGCCGGAGAatcacttcttcctccagttTGACCCTGGAATGACCCCAGTCTACCATCTGCACGTCATCCAAACCCTCTAAGACTCCTACCAAGATATGCAGTGGTCTGGAGGAGTCATTGGACGAGGATAATACGCTCGTCAAGACATGTGCAAGCCAGCTTCTAGCCTTGGCTGTCGTCCTATAATGAGAAAAGTAAacatctttcttttcctcgttGATTCTGTCGACTACAGCAGAGACTGAGAGCCTAATGGCGTCCCTGACGTCCGCTGTTGATATGGTGGGCGTATCCCATAATGATTGTGAGGATATGAGCTCTAAGATGAACTCTTTGAGAGGAGTCGGGCtgagggaggaaaagaaatgCGTGATGGCGCCAAGTAGAGTTCGATTGGACAGCGTgattggagaaggagagcgaagaagggTGATAAAGGCCGACAAGACGGCAACGGTGTCATTCTTAGATTGGGCCATTATTTGTTATCTGATGTTGTGGCCGATGGTTACAGGGCCTTTTTAACTTGTAATTGGgcgagagatggatgaggtGTAGTCTCGCCGTCACTTTACGGACTCTTGTCTCTGCCAGTGTCGTTCGTCTTGATAGACTGGACAGCCGGCTATCATTGCCAGTCAAGCtctggtggtggaggttaATAGAGCGATGAAAAAACGAGGGAACGCACACAGATCGGGACACAATGAGCGCGCTGTGTTTGCTGTAATTTGTATTTTGAATGCTGAAATtttgcttccgcttttATTTAACTATTGCTGCCATTACACCACTTCCATATACCTGCTGTTGCAGCTTGCTGTTCTTCCAACGGACAAATATAACATCCAACTGTCCATTTCTTTACGATCTCAAAAGCTTTGCCACACTCTATTTTTGAGTTACACACAAATGGCAACCATTCACCCATCTCGCATGCGTTTGGTTCCCGGGGCAGCTCAACAGCGACTGCCGCCACCGTCCTCTGCAGAATTACCATCTCGAGAAGACGAGCTCAAGAAAAGCTTAATGGAGCGCAGATCAAGGGATGACGGAGCTGGGTCGAGGTCCGAcatggaaagagggaatAGGGATGACCGTGATAGAGCATATGAGAGAGACAGGAAGGATAGCGGTTATGACCGGGACCGTCGAGACCGAAGAGACGGCAATGACGGGCGCCAACGGGACGAACCACCCCACCAAGAGCGTCGTGCTTCCCCTTCTTATCAACCATACCATTCGCATGACATGACTGGGTCAGCTCCGGCTCCATCTGGTCCTCCAGGTGCTGGACATGGGTATGGCTATGGGAGACGCGATGATATCCCGCGTGGACCGCCGGGATCAGGTGGAGCTGCTCCTGTTTTCAGAGGAAGCTGGCAAAACCCTCCTCCAAGATTCAATGGACCTATAGACTTTGAGAGGTGAGTTATGGTTGGCTATATAAGACTCCATCAGGCTTATTTAATCCGTTTCCGCAGACGAAGGCAAGAGCGCAATGACAGTACATTCTCAATCTGGCCTGCATCTCCGAAGGGACCGCATCGTGATGAAGAGTttgttttttctttcttcttaATTCATTTTTACACATCAAAATAGAGTCGCTAATAGCAACCAGTGAAATTGAAGCTGAACGCAAAAAGTCAAAGTCCAAATCTTCTCGCAAATCGAAATCAAAACGGTCAAAACGTTCCAAGTACTCCGATTCTGATTCGACTGattctgaagaagaacgaagaCGCCGACGTAGAAGAcgtgaaaaggagagagaaaaagaccGAGGGAAAGacagggagagagaaaggaggcATGATtcggatgacgaagagcgGGAAAGACGAAAAAGGCGCCGGAGCGAAAAGACGGACGATGACCAGTGGGTCGAAAAAGGCCATGAGAGGCAGtcgaaaggaaaggaagttATCCCTGCGCCAGTCAAGGAACAAGTCGTTGAAaacgacgatgacgatgttGAAGTTGGACCACAGTTGCCTAAGGAAATCAATGAAAAAAGGGGCCGATCCGCGTGAGTGGCATGGAATTCTAGCTTGGCTTGTTCTTTACATATACTAATTCTTTTTACTAGCTTCGCCAACATGCTTCCcggtgaaggagaagctATCATGGCATATGCCGAATCTGGTCAACGAATTCCCCGACGAGGTGAAATCGGTCTCGATTCTGAACAAATTGCGGTATATGAATCCTCTGGCTATGTCATGTCGGGTTCTCGTCACCAACGCATGAACGCAGTTCGCATGCGCAAAGAGAACCAAGTGATCAATGaagcggagaagagggcgaTTCTCAAGCTGCAGcgggaggagaggatgaagaaagagggtGCAATTGTCAGTCAGTTcaaggagatgattgaCGAGAATTTGAGAAAGCAGGGGTTGGATGGGCAATAGGGGTATCAGCATATACGCATCATGTCATCTTCCGAACTGATCATCTGCCATACTGCCATACGATAGTGTAAAAATGTGGGCTGGTGGCCGAAGATGGTAATAATTGGATGCACAATAGCACAGTAGACCTTTCTTTTGGGGCGGGGTTCTTGAAATGGACACAGCAGGTGACCCGAGCGGGCTTACGTCAAAGCGTAATTAAGGAAAACTTAATACGGCTGAGCCGAATTGTAATGCCGTGGAGGATCTGATTAGGGAATTTTGTAATTATAACGGAGAATTGTTTGATTCTCGTTGGGCCGCGTGCGGCGAGGATCCTCCGGGCCGATGATGCACCCTCGCTATTTGTGACCCCTTTCTGCTCTTccgtccttttcttctcctccatcctcttccgcaGCTTTCTCTCATAGTATAAATTCGCcaccctcccctccccctctgTCGCAATCCTTACTCGCTTTTCCCCTCTTAGCCGACTTAATTACGAGCGGCTTATTCCCTCGCGCGCTCGCGATTCGGACTTCTGCCAGACAGCCACGTCCTCGTTCCTGTCgcccatcatctcctcccttaCAATCTCCACACCACGGCGCTTCTTGGGACATCTTGTTCTGCAATCTGGCGCGTAAAAAGATAGCCTGCACTTCCTAACTGATAATTGATAATCTGTTCCAATCAAAATGTCGGCTTTCCGCAAGTTTGTCGGTAACAAAAACGCGGGCATATCTGCATCAGAGGGTGATCAAGATCCAACCGATGCATCCTTGCTACCGCGCGCAAACGCCGACGAAGAGCGTCTGTGGGGGATAGAAaacttctccaactcttgCTTCTGCAACTCAGTTTTGCAAGCTCTATACGCGTGTTCCACGTTCCGCGATTTCGTGGAAGCTTATCCCGATATCCTGCCGCCTCGGCGACCGATTGGACCTTCACAGGTGGAAAAAAGGTATCCCAGCGTCGAATGGGATGGCCCAGTTCCGGGATGGGACCCATCCATTAGACTAAATAAGGAACATAGGGCTTTCATTGCCCTGCAGGAGGCGAATACTTCAATGACTCCTGgcggaaaggaaaaaaggaattGGATGGGTCGGAAAATGTCTTCCGCACAATCCGCTCCGACATTGGCGACCCTTCAAGCCAGCCAGCCCGAACCACTTCCAAGTTTACCAAACCCTTTCCCCAATTTTGACGATCCTCTGCTGGTCAGAACGCCTGCATCGGACAATGACCCGCCTCTTACATTGTTCCAGACTTTCCAGACGCTTTTCTACTATTTCTCACATTCTCCGCCTCACATGCCCATCAAAGGCAAGGGTCAGACGAAGGACTCTGAAGGCGCTCTCATTGAGTATaccgaagaggaaaaagtggATGATTCGGGTGTCGAGGTGCCTGAGAAAGCCTCTTCATCGAATCAAGGCCAGCCCGCTCAATCAACTTCAGCATCGTCGCAGCAAACTCAGAGTCAAGGCCAGAACGCTCAGTCTTCAGGTCCTTCGAAACTTGCCTCCCTTCCACCGCCCTCCACATTTCGTGAAACAGGTGCTTGGCGAGCAGGTCAGCTTGGCTGGGGTGTTGTCCAGCCTAACGACGTCATGGATGCTGTCAAGCGCTCTGCGCCATCTTTCAACAACGACGATCAACATGATGCACACGAATTCTTCAGTGTTGTAGTCAACACTCTCGCCAAAGAAGTCGACGCTGTCAATGAAAAATTGAGAGCgcaagggaaagaagtgGCGAAGATGACTGCGCCCTGGGCAAAGACATTTGTCGAAGCACTATTTCAAGGTATCACTACCAGTGAGACAAAGTGTCTGAGCTGCGAAACAGTGAGTTGCGTGTGCTTCATTCTCCGAACTTTTCTGACTACGTACGTGCCTTACTAGATATCTTCTCGAGACGAAGAATTCATTGATTTGTCTGTGGATATTGAGCAGCACTGCTCTATCACCTCCTGCCTCCGCCAATTTTCCTCAGACGAAATGATGTCCGGAAGGGAGAAATTCTCTTGCGAGTCCTGTTCTGGTCATCAAGAGGCgaagagaaggtgagtGAGCCAGGTTCAGCGCCATAACATCGCTGATCCATTTCTATAGCATTAGGATCAAACGGCTCCCGCCTATCTTAGCTGTCCATCTGAAAAGATTTGCCCACAATGAGAGTTATAGAGCCA includes:
- a CDS encoding hypothetical protein (HMMPfam hit to DUF926, Domain of Unknown Function (DUF926), score: 157.2, E(): 3.4e-44) translates to MATIHPSRMRLVPGAAQQRLPPPSSAELPSREDELKKSLMERRSRDDGAGSRSDMERGNRDDRDRAYERDRKDSGYDRDRRDRRDGNDGRQRDEPPHQERRASPSYQPYHSHDMTGSAPAPSGPPGAGHGYGYGRRDDIPRGPPGSGGAAPVFRGSWQNPPPRFNGPIDFERRRQERNDSTFSIWPASPKGPHRDEDEIEAERKKSKSKSSRKSKSKRSKRSKYSDSDSTDSEEERRRRRRRREKEREKDRGKDRERERRHDSDDEERERRKRRRSEKTDDDQWVEKGHERQSKGKEVIPAPVKEQVVENDDDDVEVGPQLPKEINEKRGRSAFANMLPGEGEAIMAYAESGQRIPRRGEIGLDSEQIAVYESSGYVMSGSRHQRMNAVRMRKENQVINEAEKRAILKLQREERMKKEGAIVSQFKEMIDENLRKQGLDGQ
- a CDS encoding hypothetical protein (Match to EST gb|CF193725.1|CF193725; HMMPfam hit to UCH, Ubiquitin carboxyl-terminal hydrolase, score: 206.3, E(): 5.8e-59) yields the protein MSAFRKFVGNKNAGISASEGDQDPTDASLLPRANADEERLWGIENFSNSCFCNSVLQALYACSTFRDFVEAYPDILPPRRPIGPSQVEKRYPSVEWDGPVPGWDPSIRLNKEHRAFIALQEANTSMTPGGKEKRNWMGRKMSSAQSAPTLATLQASQPEPLPSLPNPFPNFDDPLLVRTPASDNDPPLTLFQTFQTLFYYFSHSPPHMPIKGKGQTKDSEGALIEYTEEEKVDDSGVEVPEKASSSNQGQPAQSTSASSQQTQSQGQNAQSSGPSKLASLPPPSTFRETGAWRAGQLGWGVVQPNDVMDAVKRSAPSFNNDDQHDAHEFFSVVVNTLAKEVDAVNEKLRAQGKEVAKMTAPWAKTFVEALFQGITTSETKCLSCETISSRDEEFIDLSVDIEQHCSITSCLRQFSSDEMMSGREKFSCESCSGHQEAKRSIRIKRLPPILAVHLKRFAHNESYRAIKLFYRVNHPTTLIPPNTTDNCENPDQIYDLVAIMVHIGNGPVQGHYVTVKRTPSGRWVMCDDDNIEAIEENQLEYWLGNRTQGQGYVLFYQARGITAEHVGLKVEKRKPNGVFEPVGEGVRYADGYGQAPAMAPVASATLNNVRTVNGVREEEEEEVASSSGSISVSVPGLKPLSLASPVSSPSATPSSVGSRVDRQLGFNTPANGVAHESTARPPLKKELSDKKWFRRMSMSGISSSAKDKEKTSNSKDKPVNGLSNGGTTPLAECRTDTSSSADCHTLCPLLDGKGGKDTWKNIEVIAHSVELRSVREAGLRCEMEERALAEKVKQVWLQRERR